The Kordia sp. SMS9 genome window below encodes:
- a CDS encoding M20/M25/M40 family metallo-hydrolase — protein sequence MKKLSLLVCIACAIGFAQNSDEKQVKNIYSTSLLDGQSYAWLDHLSNKIGGRLSGSENAAKAVQYTKAELENLGLDKVWLQEVMVPKWERGKAEEAYIVDGNNKIQVPICALGGSVATKNGGIEAEVIEVKNFEDLKLLGKEKIEGKIVFYNRPMQADLISTFEAYGGCVDQRYAGAKEAIQYGAVGVVVRSMNLRLDDYPHTGAMSYGDIAVSDRIPAAAISTKGAELLSKQLKSNSKTKFMFSQHCKQYEDVLSHNVIGEIKGSEFPNEIIIVGGHLDSWDLGDGSHDDGAGVVQSMDVVRLLKKTGYQPKRTIRVVLFMNEENGLRGGRKYAEVAKEKGEKHIFALESDAGGFTPRGFSFDCSEENFAQVQGWRQLFKPYLIHYFEKGGSGADIGPLKDDQIVLAGLRPDSQRYFDHHHASNDTFDAVNKRELELGAATMTSLVYLFDKYGIKTSQKIKR from the coding sequence ATGAAGAAACTTTCTTTACTAGTATGTATAGCTTGCGCGATTGGTTTCGCACAAAATTCAGATGAGAAGCAAGTAAAAAATATATATTCAACCTCATTACTTGACGGACAAAGTTATGCATGGTTAGATCATCTCTCTAATAAAATTGGTGGACGCCTTTCAGGATCTGAAAATGCAGCAAAAGCAGTACAATATACCAAAGCAGAACTAGAAAATTTAGGATTAGACAAGGTGTGGTTGCAAGAAGTAATGGTGCCAAAATGGGAACGCGGAAAAGCTGAAGAAGCATATATTGTGGATGGAAACAATAAAATACAAGTGCCAATTTGTGCACTTGGCGGTTCGGTAGCAACCAAAAATGGCGGCATTGAAGCGGAAGTCATTGAAGTCAAAAATTTTGAAGATTTAAAATTGCTTGGGAAAGAAAAAATAGAAGGAAAAATTGTGTTTTATAATCGCCCGATGCAAGCAGATTTAATCAGTACGTTTGAAGCCTACGGCGGTTGTGTAGACCAACGCTATGCTGGAGCCAAAGAAGCAATTCAATACGGAGCCGTTGGTGTGGTAGTACGTTCTATGAATTTACGCTTAGACGATTATCCGCATACCGGAGCTATGAGTTACGGCGATATTGCAGTTTCAGATCGAATTCCTGCGGCGGCAATTAGCACAAAAGGAGCTGAATTATTGAGCAAACAACTCAAATCGAATTCGAAGACAAAATTTATGTTCTCACAACATTGCAAACAATACGAAGACGTGTTGTCACACAATGTCATTGGAGAAATCAAAGGAAGCGAGTTTCCAAATGAAATTATCATTGTTGGCGGACATTTAGATTCTTGGGATTTAGGCGATGGTTCTCACGATGACGGTGCAGGTGTCGTACAAAGTATGGATGTAGTACGTTTGCTTAAAAAAACCGGATATCAACCAAAACGTACCATCAGAGTCGTATTATTTATGAACGAAGAAAATGGCTTGCGTGGCGGACGTAAATATGCAGAAGTTGCCAAAGAAAAAGGGGAGAAGCACATCTTTGCTTTAGAAAGTGATGCAGGTGGTTTTACGCCAAGAGGTTTCTCGTTTGACTGTTCTGAAGAAAACTTTGCACAAGTTCAAGGTTGGCGACAACTCTTCAAACCCTATCTTATTCATTACTTTGAAAAAGGCGGAAGCGGCGCAGATATCGGGCCTTTAAAAGATGATCAAATTGTGTTGGCAGGCTTGCGCCCAGATTCACAACGCTACTTTGATCACCATCATGCATCCAATGATACTTTTGATGCAGTCAACAAACGCGAACTCGAATTAGGCGCAGCAACCATGACTTCGTTAGTATATTTATTTGACAAATACGGAATCAAAACTAGTCAAAAGATCAAAAGATAA
- the nhaA gene encoding Na+/H+ antiporter NhaA codes for MRESVIDTLLENTKMRFSNPVSKGFLLIVMVVIAMVWANSPYKETYFHFFEKKFTIGFENFALTESLHVWINDGLMAVFFFTIGLEIKREILAGELSTIRKASLPIAGAIGGMIIPALLYYIINYNTEAASAWGIPMATDIAFTLGVVALAGKAISNNGKVLLTALATVDDIGAILVIAFFLTPEIDMDSLIAGTIYFGVMILANYLRIRNMWFYLIVGVLGLWIAILLSGIHATLAGVLIAFTIPARRKITEKEYKNELRDWAADFENVSGDDEDLLTEKQEEILHKIVLETKRAGTPLQRVEFSLAPVVNFIILPLFALANSGVEITEDFYTMLLHPVSIGIICGLVLGKLIGISILSRLMVFTNLGKLSEGVSWSSIYGMAMMAGIGFTMSLFIAELALKDEYLLNTAKIGILVASLVSALLGLIWFKLIKKKSKNQRAS; via the coding sequence TTGAGAGAAAGCGTAATCGACACACTTCTTGAAAATACCAAGATGCGGTTTTCAAATCCAGTTAGTAAAGGATTTCTTTTGATCGTAATGGTAGTTATAGCAATGGTATGGGCTAATTCGCCATATAAGGAAACGTATTTTCACTTTTTTGAAAAAAAATTCACAATTGGTTTTGAAAATTTTGCACTTACAGAATCATTACATGTTTGGATTAATGACGGACTCATGGCTGTCTTTTTCTTTACAATTGGACTTGAAATTAAACGAGAAATACTTGCAGGTGAATTGTCTACCATACGAAAAGCAAGCTTACCCATAGCAGGAGCAATAGGCGGTATGATCATACCAGCTTTATTATATTACATCATAAACTATAATACCGAAGCAGCTAGTGCTTGGGGTATACCAATGGCTACCGACATTGCTTTTACGTTAGGAGTAGTTGCTTTAGCAGGAAAAGCGATATCAAACAATGGAAAAGTACTATTGACAGCCTTAGCTACTGTAGATGATATCGGAGCAATACTGGTCATCGCTTTTTTCTTAACCCCAGAGATAGATATGGATAGCCTTATTGCTGGAACTATATATTTTGGTGTTATGATATTGGCAAATTATCTAAGAATAAGAAATATGTGGTTCTATCTCATTGTTGGAGTTTTAGGACTTTGGATTGCAATATTACTCTCTGGAATACATGCAACTTTAGCAGGCGTATTGATCGCTTTCACAATACCTGCCAGACGTAAAATAACGGAGAAAGAATACAAAAATGAATTGAGAGATTGGGCGGCTGATTTTGAAAACGTTAGCGGAGATGATGAAGACCTTTTAACTGAAAAGCAAGAAGAAATACTTCATAAAATTGTTTTGGAAACCAAAAGAGCAGGGACACCATTACAACGTGTAGAATTTTCGTTGGCACCAGTAGTGAACTTTATCATATTACCGCTTTTTGCACTAGCAAATTCAGGTGTTGAAATAACAGAGGACTTCTATACCATGCTATTACATCCTGTAAGTATTGGTATTATCTGCGGATTAGTTCTTGGAAAGCTTATAGGGATTTCTATATTATCTCGCTTAATGGTATTTACAAACCTTGGGAAACTATCAGAAGGTGTAAGTTGGAGTAGTATTTACGGAATGGCAATGATGGCAGGTATTGGTTTTACAATGTCTCTCTTTATTGCAGAACTTGCATTAAAAGATGAATATTTGTTAAACACAGCCAAAATAGGAATTCTAGTTGCTTCATTAGTATCTGCCCTACTAGGTTTGATATGGTTTAAATTAATCAAGAAAAAGTCTAAAAATCAAAGAGCTTCATAA
- a CDS encoding DUF4294 domain-containing protein has protein sequence MKKISFIILFISFVCQAQISSQDSTKLKPFIIKGDSISRTSIELDQVIVFNKLKFTSKEERIRYLILRRKTLKVYPYAKLAAERLVKLNERLEKIKSRSQRRKYTRRIQKFIEEELTGKLKKLTKTEGQILVKLIHRQTGETAFKLVKRLRSGWKAFWYNTTANLFDISLKKEFKPASNHEDYLIEDILQRAFNNNQLKKQPSALPFSYIELTDKWSTEAQKKG, from the coding sequence ATGAAAAAGATAAGTTTTATCATATTATTCATATCATTTGTATGTCAAGCCCAAATCAGTTCGCAAGACAGTACAAAACTAAAACCGTTCATAATAAAAGGCGATTCTATCTCGCGTACTTCTATTGAATTGGACCAGGTGATCGTATTCAATAAATTAAAATTTACTTCTAAAGAAGAGCGCATTCGTTATCTCATCTTGCGCAGAAAAACACTCAAAGTATATCCATACGCAAAACTGGCAGCGGAACGTTTGGTAAAATTAAATGAACGATTAGAAAAAATAAAATCCAGATCACAGCGTAGAAAATATACAAGGCGGATTCAAAAATTCATAGAAGAAGAACTCACAGGCAAGTTAAAAAAGCTCACCAAAACGGAGGGACAAATATTAGTAAAACTAATTCACAGACAAACAGGTGAAACGGCATTCAAACTTGTAAAACGCTTGCGAAGTGGTTGGAAAGCTTTTTGGTACAATACAACAGCGAATTTATTTGACATTTCGCTCAAAAAAGAATTCAAACCAGCATCCAATCATGAAGATTATCTCATAGAGGACATTCTGCAACGCGCATTTAACAACAATCAACTTAAAAAACAACCATCAGCTTTGCCTTTCTCCTACATTGAGTTGACAGACAAATGGTCAACCGAAGCGCAAAAAAAAGGATAA
- a CDS encoding MFS transporter: MKKMYTNYIASFKGLSKEIWFLSIISLVNRAGTMVIPFLSLYLKKDMGLTETDIGSIFAFFGIGSVIGSWLGGKLTDIFGFYKIMIISLFLTGLCFISLQYIHSFWGFCIGILVTMSIADTFRPAIFVAIKAYSTPDNQTRSVGLVRLAINAGMGIGPTLAGLIIVMKGYGLLFWIDGLTCITAILLFSYLVKDQKVRPSEIRSQQENLDKNAVYKDFSFWIHFFICFLFGMAFFQLFTTIPLYYDKIFHLDEFKIGILLFLNVAIIVVFEMPLLNYLEKQKIPFTKYITMSCVLLALSFLVLYQNFWIGILIVSMILMTLSEMLGFPYTNRFALTRAKEGLEGSYMAMYAMAFSIAHIFSPKIGLEIVDKFGYQINWLVTGMYGVIGILLAIWLHKRIQKGL, translated from the coding sequence ATGAAAAAAATGTACACTAACTACATTGCTTCATTCAAAGGATTATCAAAAGAAATATGGTTTCTTTCCATCATCTCATTAGTGAACAGAGCAGGAACGATGGTGATTCCGTTTTTGTCGTTATATCTTAAAAAGGATATGGGACTTACTGAAACAGATATCGGCTCTATTTTTGCCTTTTTCGGTATTGGTTCAGTGATTGGATCATGGTTAGGAGGAAAATTAACAGACATCTTCGGATTTTACAAAATAATGATTATAAGCCTTTTCTTAACAGGATTGTGCTTTATCTCATTACAATATATCCATTCATTTTGGGGATTTTGTATAGGTATTTTAGTGACCATGTCTATTGCAGATACATTTAGACCCGCAATTTTTGTAGCTATAAAAGCCTATAGTACACCCGATAATCAAACAAGATCTGTTGGCTTAGTTCGACTCGCTATAAACGCTGGTATGGGAATTGGTCCAACGTTGGCAGGACTCATTATAGTAATGAAGGGATATGGATTATTATTTTGGATTGATGGCTTAACCTGTATTACAGCCATATTACTATTCAGCTATTTAGTAAAAGATCAAAAAGTACGACCATCAGAAATACGTAGTCAGCAAGAAAACTTAGATAAAAATGCTGTATACAAAGACTTTTCTTTCTGGATTCACTTTTTCATTTGTTTCCTTTTTGGAATGGCATTTTTTCAGTTATTCACAACAATACCCTTATACTATGATAAAATATTTCATCTTGATGAATTTAAAATTGGAATTCTTCTATTTTTGAATGTAGCCATCATTGTAGTTTTTGAAATGCCGCTTCTTAATTACTTAGAAAAACAAAAGATTCCTTTTACGAAGTACATTACAATGTCTTGTGTTTTACTGGCATTGAGTTTTTTGGTGTTGTATCAAAACTTCTGGATTGGAATTTTAATTGTAAGTATGATACTTATGACTTTAAGTGAAATGTTAGGTTTTCCTTATACGAACAGGTTTGCCCTTACTAGAGCTAAAGAAGGACTTGAAGGAAGTTACATGGCGATGTATGCGATGGCATTTTCAATAGCACATATCTTTAGTCCAAAAATAGGATTGGAAATCGTGGATAAATTTGGCTACCAAATCAATTGGTTAGTAACAGGAATGTATGGCGTAATTGGTATTTTATTAGCCATTTGGCTGCATAAAAGAATTCAAAAAGGACTTTGA
- a CDS encoding DUF1684 domain-containing protein codes for MKNICLILCVLLTSYGYSQEKKEIPGETEFQKELNIKYKDVSTSPLKAKDLKTFKGLDFFPVNDTFKVKATFKKTPNSPIFKMPTSTERKPEYRRYGIASFMLNGKEFSLEIYQNQSLMKQEEYKNHLFLPFTDETNGFESYGGGRYIDLEIPEGDTIEIDFNKAYNPYCAYSDRYSCPIPPRVNFLKTEINAGVKVFDKH; via the coding sequence ATGAAAAACATCTGCCTGATTCTATGCGTTTTACTAACAAGCTATGGCTATTCGCAAGAAAAAAAAGAAATACCTGGAGAAACTGAGTTTCAAAAAGAATTGAACATAAAATACAAAGATGTGTCTACTTCTCCTCTAAAAGCAAAAGATTTAAAAACGTTTAAAGGATTAGATTTTTTCCCTGTTAATGATACATTCAAAGTGAAAGCAACGTTTAAAAAAACGCCAAATTCACCTATTTTTAAAATGCCTACTTCTACAGAGAGAAAACCTGAATATAGACGTTACGGAATTGCGAGTTTTATGTTGAATGGAAAAGAATTTTCATTAGAAATATATCAAAATCAATCATTAATGAAACAAGAAGAATATAAAAACCACCTCTTTTTACCATTTACAGATGAAACTAATGGATTTGAGAGTTACGGCGGTGGACGTTATATTGATTTAGAAATTCCGGAAGGAGATACCATTGAGATAGATTTTAACAAAGCTTACAATCCATATTGTGCGTATAGTGATCGGTATTCGTGTCCGATCCCGCCAAGGGTGAACTTTTTAAAGACAGAAATTAATGCTGGTGTAAAAGTTTTTGACAAGCATTAG
- a CDS encoding tail fiber domain-containing protein, which yields MKKIMLVLALFFAAITFGQNQSSGFVQSSIFNPIPQQFSGGEIFRFQPGLVTQLDAGFGFGFTNDRWFSIGRLNTGSQNVYGLRFQLPNRAITMGYQDINDTNPRIQWIGASSFSGTDLEFRAANSFTSTSSTLVATMTNEGNTFFGSPFSITNAKVGINYTPSNSFSNSYPIGLILENTTATSGIATGIKSVNNSGGYGMRGVEIIHSGNVYESTGVNIRLDNAAGILRGVTASVTKNTTGGSSDSTYGVRGFISSNSTVSSFGAAIYGSSPTTNSNWYAGYFDGDVVVNGMFTSSDKKLKEQIETEENVLEKIMELNAVTYKFKENDQLNLPEELQHGFIAQNIEEIFPELVTTIRKPIMDKENKVTGAYEYKAVNYTGLISILTSSIQELTSTTQELKEKVAALENEKNERNASEDGDLLDEADFSMEQNIPNPFNNSATIRYTLPENAKANITIFDMTGKYIREYDLSNAKGQLVINSNEIGKGMFLYSLISSGKIIMTKKMIVK from the coding sequence ATGAAAAAAATTATGTTAGTACTAGCATTGTTTTTTGCCGCCATTACTTTTGGGCAAAATCAATCGTCAGGATTTGTACAATCCTCAATTTTTAATCCAATTCCACAACAATTTAGTGGTGGAGAAATTTTCAGATTCCAGCCAGGATTGGTCACACAATTAGATGCAGGTTTTGGTTTTGGATTTACAAACGACCGATGGTTTTCGATTGGTAGATTGAATACAGGAAGTCAAAATGTGTACGGATTGCGTTTTCAATTGCCAAACAGAGCTATCACAATGGGATACCAAGACATTAACGATACAAATCCAAGAATTCAATGGATTGGAGCTTCGTCTTTTTCAGGAACCGATTTAGAATTTAGAGCAGCCAATAGTTTTACATCAACAAGTTCCACGCTTGTAGCAACGATGACCAATGAAGGTAATACTTTTTTTGGATCACCATTTTCAATAACTAATGCTAAAGTGGGAATCAATTACACTCCAAGTAATAGTTTTTCAAACTCATATCCAATAGGTCTGATTTTAGAAAATACAACTGCTACAAGTGGAATTGCTACAGGAATTAAATCCGTTAACAATTCTGGAGGTTATGGAATGCGCGGTGTAGAAATTATTCATAGTGGAAATGTGTATGAAAGTACAGGTGTAAATATACGATTGGACAATGCTGCAGGTATTTTAAGAGGTGTCACTGCATCTGTAACTAAAAACACAACAGGTGGAAGTTCTGATAGTACTTACGGCGTCCGTGGGTTTATTTCTAGTAACAGTACTGTAAGTAGTTTTGGTGCAGCAATTTATGGAAGTTCTCCTACTACAAATTCCAATTGGTATGCAGGGTATTTTGATGGAGATGTTGTTGTCAACGGAATGTTTACATCTTCTGATAAAAAATTAAAAGAGCAAATCGAAACAGAAGAAAATGTACTAGAGAAAATTATGGAATTGAATGCGGTAACGTATAAGTTTAAAGAAAACGACCAATTAAACTTGCCAGAAGAGTTGCAGCATGGTTTTATTGCACAAAATATTGAAGAGATTTTTCCAGAATTGGTGACGACTATCAGAAAGCCTATCATGGACAAAGAAAATAAAGTGACAGGTGCGTACGAATACAAAGCGGTAAATTATACAGGATTGATTTCAATTTTAACCTCAAGTATTCAAGAATTAACTTCAACTACTCAAGAATTGAAAGAAAAAGTTGCTGCTTTAGAAAATGAAAAAAACGAACGAAATGCTTCGGAAGATGGAGATTTACTAGATGAAGCTGATTTTTCTATGGAGCAAAACATTCCAAATCCGTTCAATAACAGCGCGACGATTCGATATACCTTGCCAGAGAATGCAAAAGCAAACATTACTATTTTTGACATGACTGGGAAGTATATCCGTGAGTACGATCTGTCGAATGCAAAAGGACAATTGGTAATCAACTCCAATGAAATCGGAAAAGGAATGTTTTTATACAGCCTAATTTCTAGTGGCAAAATTATCATGACGAAGAAAATGATTGTAAAATAA
- a CDS encoding helix-turn-helix domain-containing protein: MNSFYLHRNSIFILLFFTIFSYSQNNTTSYITEYNNIYLKNPDDAIVLCDQLINAPESDKKAFGFAGKAYVYVLRANFDLADTFFTKAIHQLALVDEHKTEIEGYIFYFQSLRYLESQELETAIHIMNNTINSCGGNCSPLLEIKLQSALGRLYSLSDKLLKAIEISKACLDKIKNAPNYLTDTSLQKEYLKESIHLAHRNMNVYIYKLNDKKYESYLDSTQHYTDVAKKYAKKHQISYYDVNISTLYGDINFYRNDYKVAKQHYEEVLKVYKERKRNKRVAQVLFVIAECDYFLKNWKPAAATFLQQINDEVWTEYQLIDFEALCHFYLFKIYEHTEQPQKALQYANSYAKKIKEHLETKNASDISMNTLIEYEKREKEVSVFRENYQHQKKQKYVYLYLLLISLVLIATLITCFFKVKRRNKRNMSQLHLRIAQLQQDVTKQHTSKTSNSLTDENALKLIEKLKKLEKEQLFLQPNYTLAFAAKKLNTNSSYLSQTVNNYLNLTFSEYSNRLRIQSIVQRLKEQKQLRNYTIEALAKEAGYKSIGSFNTNFKKLLKVKPSQYINELKRNDR, from the coding sequence TTGAACAGTTTTTATCTACATAGAAATAGTATTTTTATTTTACTATTCTTTACCATATTCTCCTATTCTCAAAATAATACTACTTCCTATATTACTGAATACAATAATATCTATTTAAAAAATCCTGATGATGCCATAGTGCTTTGTGATCAATTAATAAATGCCCCAGAAAGTGACAAAAAAGCCTTCGGTTTTGCAGGAAAAGCGTATGTATATGTTTTGCGCGCGAATTTTGATTTGGCAGATACGTTCTTTACTAAAGCCATACACCAATTAGCGCTGGTTGATGAACATAAAACTGAAATTGAAGGATATATTTTCTACTTTCAAAGTTTGCGATATTTAGAAAGTCAAGAATTAGAAACTGCCATACATATTATGAACAACACTATAAATTCTTGTGGCGGAAATTGTTCTCCTTTATTGGAAATCAAACTGCAATCTGCATTAGGGAGACTTTATTCTTTATCTGATAAACTTTTAAAAGCTATTGAAATAAGCAAAGCATGCTTAGATAAGATTAAAAATGCGCCCAATTATTTGACAGATACTAGTTTACAAAAAGAATATCTGAAAGAATCAATTCATTTAGCGCATAGGAATATGAATGTGTATATCTATAAATTGAATGATAAAAAGTATGAATCTTACTTAGATTCTACACAACATTATACCGATGTAGCCAAAAAGTATGCAAAAAAACATCAAATTTCTTATTATGATGTTAACATATCTACACTGTATGGAGACATTAATTTTTATAGGAATGATTATAAAGTTGCCAAACAACATTATGAAGAAGTTCTAAAAGTCTATAAAGAACGAAAACGCAATAAAAGAGTAGCACAGGTTCTTTTTGTTATTGCCGAATGTGATTATTTTTTAAAAAACTGGAAGCCAGCAGCAGCGACTTTCCTCCAACAAATTAATGATGAAGTTTGGACTGAGTATCAACTTATAGATTTTGAAGCATTGTGCCATTTTTATTTGTTTAAAATTTATGAGCACACTGAACAACCACAAAAAGCGCTTCAATATGCTAACTCTTATGCCAAGAAAATAAAAGAACATTTGGAAACAAAAAATGCGTCTGATATTTCCATGAACACTTTAATAGAATATGAAAAGAGAGAAAAAGAAGTCAGCGTTTTCCGTGAAAATTATCAACATCAAAAAAAACAAAAGTATGTGTATTTGTATTTACTCCTTATTTCACTTGTGCTGATAGCTACACTTATTACGTGCTTTTTTAAAGTAAAAAGGCGAAATAAAAGAAATATGAGCCAACTTCATTTAAGGATTGCTCAGTTGCAGCAAGATGTCACAAAGCAACATACCTCTAAAACTTCCAACTCTTTAACGGATGAAAATGCGCTTAAACTTATTGAAAAACTTAAAAAACTAGAAAAAGAACAATTGTTTTTACAACCCAATTACACATTGGCTTTTGCCGCAAAAAAACTAAATACCAATTCAAGTTATTTGTCACAAACCGTCAACAATTATTTGAATTTGACGTTTTCGGAATATAGCAACAGACTTAGAATACAAAGTATTGTTCAACGATTGAAAGAGCAAAAACAGCTACGAAACTATACCATAGAAGCACTCGCTAAAGAAGCTGGTTACAAAAGTATTGGATCGTTTAATACGAATTTCAAAAAGTTATTAAAAGTAAAGCCTTCACAATATATAAACGAACTCAAACGGAATGATCGCTAG
- a CDS encoding M42 family metallopeptidase, protein MAKKKIINKKSLTFLEKYLNNAAPTGYEWNGQKIWMDYLKPYVDEFITDSYGTAVGVINPKAKYKVVIEGHADEISWYVNYITDNGLLYVIRNGGSDHQIAPSKWVNIHTNKGIVKGVFGWPAIHTRNRAKEEPPKLDNIFIDVGCSTKKEVEALGVHVGCVITYPDEFHVLNKDKFVCRAIDNRAGGFMIAEVARLLHENKVELPFGLYITNSVQEEIGLRGAEMITQTIKPNVAIVTDVCHDTTTPMINKKTQGETKMGDGPVISYAPAVQNRLRERIIKTAEKKGIPFQRMASSRSTGTDTDAFAYSNGGVPSALISLPLRYMHTTVETVHKNDVENVIRLIYETLLTIKEGETFSYFD, encoded by the coding sequence ATGGCAAAAAAGAAAATTATCAATAAAAAGTCATTGACTTTTTTAGAAAAATATTTGAATAATGCAGCTCCAACTGGATATGAATGGAATGGACAGAAAATTTGGATGGATTATTTGAAACCTTACGTTGATGAGTTTATTACAGATTCTTATGGGACTGCTGTCGGCGTTATTAATCCGAAAGCAAAATATAAAGTTGTGATTGAAGGACATGCAGACGAAATTTCGTGGTATGTAAATTATATTACTGATAATGGATTGCTGTATGTGATTCGAAATGGAGGAAGCGATCATCAAATTGCACCTTCGAAATGGGTAAATATTCACACAAATAAAGGAATTGTAAAAGGCGTTTTTGGCTGGCCAGCAATTCACACAAGAAATAGAGCCAAAGAAGAGCCGCCAAAGTTAGATAATATTTTTATTGATGTTGGTTGTTCCACGAAGAAAGAAGTGGAAGCCTTAGGCGTACATGTAGGTTGCGTAATTACGTATCCAGACGAGTTTCATGTGTTGAATAAGGATAAGTTTGTATGCAGAGCTATTGATAATAGAGCTGGTGGATTTATGATTGCAGAAGTAGCGCGCTTGTTACATGAGAATAAAGTGGAATTACCTTTTGGTTTGTACATTACAAATTCTGTCCAAGAAGAAATTGGGTTGCGCGGTGCTGAAATGATTACACAAACAATTAAACCAAATGTTGCCATTGTAACGGATGTTTGTCATGATACGACCACACCAATGATTAACAAGAAAACACAAGGAGAAACAAAAATGGGCGACGGACCTGTGATTTCGTATGCGCCTGCGGTTCAAAATAGATTGCGCGAACGCATCATAAAAACTGCTGAGAAGAAAGGAATTCCTTTCCAACGTATGGCTTCTAGCCGTTCAACAGGAACTGATACAGATGCTTTTGCCTACAGTAATGGTGGCGTTCCATCGGCGTTGATTTCATTGCCACTGCGTTATATGCACACTACGGTTGAAACTGTACATAAGAATGATGTAGAGAATGTAATTCGTTTGATTTATGAAACGTTATTGACTATTAAAGAAGGAGAAACGTTTAGTTATTTTGACTAG
- a CDS encoding PPK2 family polyphosphate kinase: MKHFDKNTFKVTKPVKLKKIKTSFNLGESKREIKKELEEVREALGELQDTMYAHGKYGVLICLQGMDSAGKDSLIREVFKDFNSRGVVVHSFKVPTELELRHDYLWRHYIALPERGKFSIFNRTHYENVLVTRVHPQYILGENIPSVTSIKDVNDDFWAKRFEQINNFEKHISENGTIIFKFFLNVSKDEQKNRLLRRLDLKEKNWKFSPSDLKERRLWNKYQECYQDAINKTSKSHAPWYTIPSDDKPTARLIVAKIIYDTLKEYTDIQPPALDEKIQKNLELYKKELKSE, encoded by the coding sequence ATGAAGCATTTTGATAAAAACACTTTCAAAGTAACGAAGCCAGTAAAACTAAAGAAAATAAAAACCAGTTTTAATCTTGGAGAATCTAAAAGAGAAATCAAAAAAGAGCTAGAAGAGGTTCGAGAAGCTTTGGGAGAACTGCAAGATACCATGTATGCGCATGGAAAATATGGTGTATTAATATGTTTGCAGGGAATGGATTCTGCGGGGAAAGATAGCTTGATTAGAGAAGTTTTCAAAGATTTCAACTCCCGTGGAGTCGTAGTACACAGTTTTAAAGTGCCTACGGAATTGGAATTGCGTCACGATTATTTGTGGCGTCATTATATTGCCTTACCAGAAAGAGGAAAGTTTTCTATCTTTAATAGAACACACTATGAAAATGTATTGGTAACACGTGTACATCCACAATATATTTTGGGTGAAAATATACCTTCAGTCACTTCTATAAAAGATGTAAACGATGATTTTTGGGCGAAACGCTTTGAGCAAATCAACAACTTTGAAAAACATATTTCCGAAAACGGAACGATTATTTTTAAGTTTTTCTTGAATGTTTCTAAAGATGAACAAAAAAACAGATTGCTCCGTCGTTTAGACCTCAAAGAAAAAAACTGGAAATTCTCTCCAAGCGATTTAAAAGAGCGTAGACTTTGGAACAAATATCAAGAATGTTATCAAGATGCGATCAATAAAACCAGCAAGTCACATGCGCCTTGGTATACCATTCCATCAGATGATAAACCCACAGCGCGATTGATTGTTGCTAAAATTATTTACGATACACTCAAAGAATATACAGACATTCAACCACCAGCATTGGACGAAAAAATTCAAAAAAATCTAGAATTATACAAAAAAGAACTAAAATCAGAATAA